A window of the Lactuca sativa cultivar Salinas chromosome 5, Lsat_Salinas_v11, whole genome shotgun sequence genome harbors these coding sequences:
- the LOC111910264 gene encoding kinesin-like protein KIN-13B isoform X1 produces MNAVGRHGQRSGSSGAHHQRQYSDNFLEVTSSSSNGRWLQSAGLQHLQQPSSNTSSQDFGYYGGGGGGQGSRMYNNNRNIGTQRSLSGGSDLFAEPLTPPGRQKKHGGAVDDPNGFSPGLLDLHSFDTELISEVPVAPMYNSTRDRSFDDAEPYFGNSKQPSKARGLPDNNLLKNFAPEKEKASTVAKIKVVVRKRPLNKKELAKNEEDIVTTDTHSNCLTVHETKLKVDLTEYMEKHEFVFDAVLNEEVSNDEVYHETVEPIVPIIFQRTKATCFAYGQTGSGKTFTMKPLPLKASRDILRLVNHTYRSQGFHLYFSFFEIYGGKLYDLLNDRKKLCMREDGKQQVCIVGLQEYRVSDVETIKELIERGNATRSTGTTGANEESSRSHAILQLVIKRSVDGSESKPPRVVGKLSFIDLAGSERGADTTDNDKQTRMEGAEINKSLLALKECIRALDNDQGHIPFRGSKLTEVLRDSFVGNSRTVMISCISPNAGSCEHTLNTLRYADRVKSLSKGNKKETIASSINVKESTTVSMTSLPPVSSYEDDEDDYDTTEELYEAADQVQQASWKNNNTKAEACSSSFDKNRRVNGIGQTKLKEPQPPPPKSESRNWSPDDELNALLKEEEDLVNAHRKQVEDTMDIVRVEMNLLVEADEPGNQLDGYVTKLNTILAQKASSILQLQNRLAHFQRRLREHDVLVSSGQ; encoded by the exons ATGAATGCGGTGGGAAGACATGGGCAAAGATCCGGTTCATCCGGAGCTCATCATCAGCGTCAGTACTCTGATAACTTCTTGGAGGTGACTTCTTCCTCATCTAATGGCCGATGGCTTCAATCTGCTGGTCTACAACACCTCCAACAGCCATCCTCGAACACTTCTTCT CAGGACTTTGGTTActatggtggtggtggaggaggccAAGGTTCAAGAATGTATAACAATAACAGGAATATTGGTACACAGAGGTCACTAAGCGGAGGGTCTGATTTGTTTGCAGAGCCGTTGACGCCGCCGGGACGTCAGAAAAAACACGGTGGTGCTGTTGATGACCCCAATGGCTTCAGTCCTGGCCTTTTAGATCTACATTCCTTCGATACCGAGCTTATCTCCGAG GTTCCTGTAGCTCCAATGTACAACTCTACTCGTGATAGAAGCTTTGATGATGCAGAGCCATATTTTGGGAATAGCAAACAGCCCAGTAAAGCTCGAGGTTTACCTGATAACAACCTTTTGAAGAATTTTGCTCCAGAAAAGGAGAAGGCCAGCACTGTTGCAAAGATCAAAGTTGTG GTGCGCAAGAGACCCTTGAACAAAAAGGAGTTAGCAAAAAATGAGGAAGATATCGTTACCACAGATACCCATTCAAATTGCCTTACAGTTCATGAAACAAAACTCAAG GTTGATCTGACAGAATACATGGAGAAGCATGAATTTGTTTTTGATGCAGTTTTAAATGAAGAAGTTTCTAATGATGAG GTCTATCATGAAACCGTTGAGCCCATTGTTCCAATAATTTTCCAACGTACTAAAGCTACATGCTTTGCATATGGACAAACAG GAAGTGGGAAGACTTTTACAATGAAACCATTACCTCTTAAAGCATCTAGGGATATTTTGAGGCTTGTGAACCATACCTATCGCAGCCAAGGTTTTCATTTGTATTTCAGCTTCTTTGAAATATACGGTGGGAAACTCTATGATCTCCTCAATGATAGGAA AAAATTGTGCATGAGAGAGGATGGAAAACAGCAAGTATGCATTGTGGGATTGCAAGAATATAGAGTTTCAGATGTGGAAACAATCAAGGAGCTGATTGAGAGAGGGAATGCAACAAGAAGCACTGGCACAACTGGTGCGAATGAGGAATCTTCAAGATCACATGCGATTCTTCAACTTGTTATCAAGAGATCTGTTGATGGAAGTGAATCTAAACCTCCACGAGTTGTTGGCAAACTCTCCTTCATAGATCTTGCTGGAAGTGAACGTGGTGCAGATACTACAGATAATGATAAGCAGACGAG AATGGAAGGTGCTGAGATTAATAAAAGCTTGCTTGCATTGAAGGAATGCATAAGAGCTCTTGACAATGATCAGGGTCATATCCCTTTTCGAGGCAGTAAATTAACTGAAGTTTTAAGAGATTCATTTGTTGGAAACTCTCGAACTGTTATGATATCTTGCATTTCACCAAATGCTGGATCATGTGAACATACACTCAATACCCTACGATATGCTGACAG GGTGAAAAGCCTGTCGAAAGGGAACAAAAAGGAGACAATAGCTTCAAGTATAAACGTGAAAGAATCGACAACAGTGTCAATGACATCTTTACCCCCGGTTTCATCgtatgaagatgatgaagatgattatGATACTACTGAAGAGTTGTATGAAGCAGCAGACCAAGTACAACAGGCTTCATGGAAGAATAATAACACAAAAGCTGAAGCTTGTAGCAGCAGCTTCGATAAGAACAGGAGAGTGAATGGTATTGGTCAGACAAAATTAAAGGAGCCACAGCCACCCCCACCCAAATCTGAATCAAGAAACTGGAGCCCTGATGATGAGCTGAATGCCCTTTTAAAG GAAGAGGAAGATCTAGTTAATGCTCATCGGAAACAAGTGGAGGATACCATGGATATTGTTAGAGTG GAAATGAACCTATTGGTAGAGGCGGATGAACCAGGAAACCAATTAGATGGGTATGTGACAAAATTGAACACAATTTTAGCTCAGAAGGCTTCATCCATTTTACAATTACAAAACCGTTTGGCTCATTTTCAAAGGCGGCTGAGGGAGCATGATGTTCTAGTCTCTTCTGGTCAGTAA
- the LOC111910264 gene encoding kinesin-like protein KIN-13B isoform X2 — protein sequence MNAVGRHGQRSGSSGAHHQRQYSDNFLEVTSSSSNGRWLQSAGLQHLQQPSSNTSSDFGYYGGGGGGQGSRMYNNNRNIGTQRSLSGGSDLFAEPLTPPGRQKKHGGAVDDPNGFSPGLLDLHSFDTELISEVPVAPMYNSTRDRSFDDAEPYFGNSKQPSKARGLPDNNLLKNFAPEKEKASTVAKIKVVVRKRPLNKKELAKNEEDIVTTDTHSNCLTVHETKLKVDLTEYMEKHEFVFDAVLNEEVSNDEVYHETVEPIVPIIFQRTKATCFAYGQTGSGKTFTMKPLPLKASRDILRLVNHTYRSQGFHLYFSFFEIYGGKLYDLLNDRKKLCMREDGKQQVCIVGLQEYRVSDVETIKELIERGNATRSTGTTGANEESSRSHAILQLVIKRSVDGSESKPPRVVGKLSFIDLAGSERGADTTDNDKQTRMEGAEINKSLLALKECIRALDNDQGHIPFRGSKLTEVLRDSFVGNSRTVMISCISPNAGSCEHTLNTLRYADRVKSLSKGNKKETIASSINVKESTTVSMTSLPPVSSYEDDEDDYDTTEELYEAADQVQQASWKNNNTKAEACSSSFDKNRRVNGIGQTKLKEPQPPPPKSESRNWSPDDELNALLKEEEDLVNAHRKQVEDTMDIVRVEMNLLVEADEPGNQLDGYVTKLNTILAQKASSILQLQNRLAHFQRRLREHDVLVSSGQ from the exons ATGAATGCGGTGGGAAGACATGGGCAAAGATCCGGTTCATCCGGAGCTCATCATCAGCGTCAGTACTCTGATAACTTCTTGGAGGTGACTTCTTCCTCATCTAATGGCCGATGGCTTCAATCTGCTGGTCTACAACACCTCCAACAGCCATCCTCGAACACTTCTTCT GACTTTGGTTActatggtggtggtggaggaggccAAGGTTCAAGAATGTATAACAATAACAGGAATATTGGTACACAGAGGTCACTAAGCGGAGGGTCTGATTTGTTTGCAGAGCCGTTGACGCCGCCGGGACGTCAGAAAAAACACGGTGGTGCTGTTGATGACCCCAATGGCTTCAGTCCTGGCCTTTTAGATCTACATTCCTTCGATACCGAGCTTATCTCCGAG GTTCCTGTAGCTCCAATGTACAACTCTACTCGTGATAGAAGCTTTGATGATGCAGAGCCATATTTTGGGAATAGCAAACAGCCCAGTAAAGCTCGAGGTTTACCTGATAACAACCTTTTGAAGAATTTTGCTCCAGAAAAGGAGAAGGCCAGCACTGTTGCAAAGATCAAAGTTGTG GTGCGCAAGAGACCCTTGAACAAAAAGGAGTTAGCAAAAAATGAGGAAGATATCGTTACCACAGATACCCATTCAAATTGCCTTACAGTTCATGAAACAAAACTCAAG GTTGATCTGACAGAATACATGGAGAAGCATGAATTTGTTTTTGATGCAGTTTTAAATGAAGAAGTTTCTAATGATGAG GTCTATCATGAAACCGTTGAGCCCATTGTTCCAATAATTTTCCAACGTACTAAAGCTACATGCTTTGCATATGGACAAACAG GAAGTGGGAAGACTTTTACAATGAAACCATTACCTCTTAAAGCATCTAGGGATATTTTGAGGCTTGTGAACCATACCTATCGCAGCCAAGGTTTTCATTTGTATTTCAGCTTCTTTGAAATATACGGTGGGAAACTCTATGATCTCCTCAATGATAGGAA AAAATTGTGCATGAGAGAGGATGGAAAACAGCAAGTATGCATTGTGGGATTGCAAGAATATAGAGTTTCAGATGTGGAAACAATCAAGGAGCTGATTGAGAGAGGGAATGCAACAAGAAGCACTGGCACAACTGGTGCGAATGAGGAATCTTCAAGATCACATGCGATTCTTCAACTTGTTATCAAGAGATCTGTTGATGGAAGTGAATCTAAACCTCCACGAGTTGTTGGCAAACTCTCCTTCATAGATCTTGCTGGAAGTGAACGTGGTGCAGATACTACAGATAATGATAAGCAGACGAG AATGGAAGGTGCTGAGATTAATAAAAGCTTGCTTGCATTGAAGGAATGCATAAGAGCTCTTGACAATGATCAGGGTCATATCCCTTTTCGAGGCAGTAAATTAACTGAAGTTTTAAGAGATTCATTTGTTGGAAACTCTCGAACTGTTATGATATCTTGCATTTCACCAAATGCTGGATCATGTGAACATACACTCAATACCCTACGATATGCTGACAG GGTGAAAAGCCTGTCGAAAGGGAACAAAAAGGAGACAATAGCTTCAAGTATAAACGTGAAAGAATCGACAACAGTGTCAATGACATCTTTACCCCCGGTTTCATCgtatgaagatgatgaagatgattatGATACTACTGAAGAGTTGTATGAAGCAGCAGACCAAGTACAACAGGCTTCATGGAAGAATAATAACACAAAAGCTGAAGCTTGTAGCAGCAGCTTCGATAAGAACAGGAGAGTGAATGGTATTGGTCAGACAAAATTAAAGGAGCCACAGCCACCCCCACCCAAATCTGAATCAAGAAACTGGAGCCCTGATGATGAGCTGAATGCCCTTTTAAAG GAAGAGGAAGATCTAGTTAATGCTCATCGGAAACAAGTGGAGGATACCATGGATATTGTTAGAGTG GAAATGAACCTATTGGTAGAGGCGGATGAACCAGGAAACCAATTAGATGGGTATGTGACAAAATTGAACACAATTTTAGCTCAGAAGGCTTCATCCATTTTACAATTACAAAACCGTTTGGCTCATTTTCAAAGGCGGCTGAGGGAGCATGATGTTCTAGTCTCTTCTGGTCAGTAA